In Sphingobacterium sp. PCS056, the following proteins share a genomic window:
- a CDS encoding LTA synthase family protein has protein sequence MIKLKGSFAPYLGLLIRFLMLLLIYAFLRLGFYWFNYSLFPNISADQLLYMFWGGVKFDIVALLYLNVLYLLMQIIPAPFKYSTTYQNIAKKIFIITNSIGIALNLADFAYYPFTLKRTTGTVFDQFSHEQNLGSLALDFCMDYWYLFVLLAVLIYILVKIYDLVYIVRPKSFKWTAYGIQTACFLFGIFLFIGGVRGGWAHSTRPITLSNAGDYVTNPEEMNIVLNTPFSLMKTLKAVNLKPIHTYTPKELTAIYNPIHYPQSKEPFKKMNVVFLILESFAKEHFGELNKDIQDGNYRGYTPFLDSLIREGFTFEHTYANGRKSIDALPSVITGIPSIGEPFVLSVYSGNKTTSIAKLLGDEGYETAFFHGAPNGSMGFSAYMKLAGIQHYYGKNEYNNDADFDGIWGIWDEPFMQYMAKEINTFKQPFFASFFSLSSHHPFKVPAKYEGVFPKGPLPVQEPIGYTDNALRQFFKTASKMSWYRNTLFVICADHATVSALPEYQTAANSFAIPIILYTPGGELKGRSDKLAQQIDIMPTVLNYLHYDKPYFAFGFDALNPTKENFVVNNNAGIYNFYYKDYLLINDGRKNLSLHNLKDDRFMKQDLLKLSPRVLDTMETKFKAFEQQYNNRMIDNKLIYEGE, from the coding sequence ATGATAAAGTTGAAAGGTTCATTTGCTCCATATTTGGGTCTGTTGATTCGATTCCTGATGTTGCTGTTGATTTACGCTTTTTTGAGATTAGGATTTTATTGGTTTAATTATTCGTTATTTCCGAATATCAGTGCAGATCAATTGTTATACATGTTTTGGGGAGGAGTTAAATTTGATATTGTAGCATTATTATATTTAAATGTGCTCTATCTATTGATGCAGATTATACCAGCTCCATTTAAATATAGTACAACTTATCAAAATATCGCGAAAAAGATTTTTATCATCACCAATTCAATAGGAATTGCCTTAAATCTAGCTGATTTTGCATATTATCCCTTTACGTTGAAGAGAACAACTGGAACGGTCTTCGACCAGTTTTCGCATGAACAAAATCTAGGATCTTTAGCTCTTGATTTTTGTATGGATTATTGGTATCTTTTTGTACTACTAGCAGTATTGATATATATACTGGTCAAGATCTATGATTTAGTATATATAGTCAGACCGAAATCTTTCAAGTGGACTGCATATGGTATTCAAACCGCGTGTTTTTTATTTGGTATTTTTCTATTTATAGGTGGAGTTCGCGGAGGATGGGCACATAGTACTAGACCCATTACATTGAGTAATGCAGGGGACTATGTAACAAATCCTGAAGAGATGAATATTGTGCTGAATACTCCTTTTAGCTTAATGAAAACATTGAAAGCTGTTAATCTAAAACCTATTCATACTTATACCCCAAAAGAATTAACAGCGATATATAATCCGATCCATTATCCACAAAGTAAAGAGCCATTCAAAAAGATGAACGTCGTGTTTTTAATTTTGGAAAGCTTTGCTAAAGAACATTTCGGTGAGTTAAATAAAGATATTCAAGACGGAAATTATAGAGGGTATACACCATTTTTAGATTCATTGATACGTGAAGGTTTTACATTTGAACATACCTATGCAAACGGACGTAAATCTATCGATGCGCTTCCCTCTGTTATAACCGGTATTCCTTCGATAGGGGAGCCATTTGTATTATCAGTGTATTCGGGCAATAAAACCACTAGTATTGCTAAATTATTGGGAGATGAAGGCTATGAGACAGCATTCTTTCATGGAGCTCCAAATGGTAGTATGGGATTTTCAGCTTACATGAAATTAGCAGGTATTCAACATTACTATGGTAAAAATGAATATAATAATGATGCAGATTTTGATGGTATATGGGGCATTTGGGATGAACCTTTTATGCAGTATATGGCAAAGGAAATCAATACCTTTAAGCAACCATTTTTTGCCAGTTTCTTTTCACTATCCTCACATCATCCTTTTAAGGTTCCAGCAAAGTATGAAGGAGTTTTTCCAAAAGGACCTTTACCTGTACAGGAACCAATCGGATATACGGATAATGCCCTGCGTCAATTTTTTAAAACTGCATCTAAAATGTCTTGGTACAGAAATACCTTGTTTGTCATCTGTGCAGATCATGCAACTGTAAGCGCTTTGCCAGAATATCAAACAGCTGCAAATAGCTTTGCTATTCCTATTATTCTATATACTCCAGGAGGGGAATTAAAAGGCAGAAGTGATAAGTTAGCACAGCAAATTGATATTATGCCAACCGTTTTGAATTATTTGCATTACGATAAACCTTATTTTGCTTTTGGGTTTGATGCATTGAACCCTACAAAAGAAAATTTTGTCGTGAATAATAATGCAGGAATTTATAATTTTTACTACAAAGATTATCTGTTGATTAATGACGGGAGAAAAAATCTATCATTACATAATCTTAAAGATGACCGTTTCATGAAACAAGATCTATTAAAACTTTCACCAAGAGTTTTAGATACGATGGAAACCAAGTTCAAGGCTTTTGAACAACAGTATAACAACAGGATGATTGACAATAAACTTATTTACGAAGGCGAATAA
- a CDS encoding DUF4342 domain-containing protein, which translates to MSIKETFSITGENLLKKIKELIADGNVTKISISDKSGKEIMSFPVTVGAIGLIFAPIFAAVGAMAALLTECTITVERKDKDDQDKPDTSQHIEVK; encoded by the coding sequence ATGAGTATTAAAGAAACATTTTCGATTACTGGTGAAAATCTATTAAAGAAGATTAAAGAACTCATTGCTGATGGAAACGTAACGAAGATCAGTATTTCTGATAAATCAGGGAAAGAAATAATGAGTTTTCCTGTTACAGTGGGTGCTATCGGACTCATATTTGCCCCCATATTTGCAGCAGTCGGAGCAATGGCAGCATTACTAACAGAGTGTACGATAACCGTCGAAAGGAAGGATAAAGATGATCAAGACAAACCAGATACTTCCCAGCATATCGAAGTTAAGTAG
- a CDS encoding valine--tRNA ligase has protein sequence MSIAKTYNPKEAEDKWYSYWMENGFFRSTPDEREPYTIVMPPPNVTGVLHMGHMLNNTIQDVLIRRARMQGKNACWVPGTDHASIATEAKVVAMLKEQGIDKKSLSREDFLKHAWEWKEKYGGIILKQLEKLGASCDWERTKFTMDADLSESVIDTFIKFYKEGYIYRGVRMVNWDPQGKTALSDEEVIRREVNQKLYYIRYKIKDSNEFIIIATTRPETIMADAAICINPNDERYTHLKGKTVIIPLINREIPIIEDEYVDIEFGTGCLKVTPAHDLNDYALGQKHNLEIIDLLNDDGTLNAHAQILVGEDRFIARKKIAKLLEEVGQIEKIEDYKSQVGFSERTDAAIEPKLSMQWWCKMDKLAQPALDYVVSGEVNLIPDKFTSSYKHWMENVKDWCISRQLWWGQRIPAWYNEKNEWVVAKTEAEAITEFEAQGKVSSNIRQEEDVLDTWFSSGLWPMSVFDGVRNPKNEEFNYYYPTNDLVTAPEILFFWVARMMIMGHEYTGKAPFKNVYLTGIVRDKLGRKMSKSLGNSPDPIELMAQYGTDGVRVGMLLSSPAGNDLMFDVSYCEQGRNFANKIWNAFRLVKGWETTNTPATEAQKTAAKWFESKFNATLIEIEDHFNHYRLSDALMSTYKLIWDDFCAWYLELVKPAYQAPIETETFEVVKGFFKRILTLVHPFMPFLSEELWHDELFGQRDVKDCIIVAEYPTVGDIDQKIIKEFTFVQQIISEVRNIRNTKQISPKIALPLAINATEIDFTNYQESIIKLANIEQLTFVQEKVIGAVSFLAGKEECYVALEENIDVDAERERITKEIDYLKGFLSSVDKKLSNERFVQNAKPEIIQNEQNKKADAESKMKILAESLASLS, from the coding sequence ATGAGTATAGCAAAAACTTACAATCCTAAAGAAGCTGAAGACAAATGGTACAGCTATTGGATGGAGAATGGATTTTTCCGTTCTACACCCGATGAGCGTGAACCTTATACTATCGTAATGCCTCCTCCAAACGTCACTGGCGTATTGCACATGGGACATATGCTGAACAATACTATTCAAGATGTATTGATTCGTCGCGCACGTATGCAAGGTAAAAATGCATGTTGGGTCCCTGGTACCGACCATGCCTCTATTGCTACCGAAGCTAAGGTTGTAGCTATGCTAAAAGAACAAGGAATTGATAAAAAATCATTATCTCGTGAAGATTTTCTTAAACATGCATGGGAATGGAAAGAAAAATATGGCGGTATTATCTTAAAGCAATTAGAAAAATTAGGTGCTTCTTGTGATTGGGAGCGCACTAAATTCACCATGGATGCCGATCTTTCTGAATCGGTTATCGATACCTTTATTAAATTCTATAAAGAAGGATATATCTACCGTGGTGTCCGTATGGTAAACTGGGATCCTCAAGGAAAAACAGCGTTATCTGATGAAGAGGTAATCCGTCGGGAAGTGAATCAAAAATTATATTATATCCGTTATAAGATTAAGGATTCGAATGAATTCATCATCATTGCTACGACTCGTCCAGAGACAATTATGGCAGATGCTGCCATCTGTATCAATCCTAATGATGAACGTTATACGCACCTAAAAGGTAAAACGGTGATCATCCCTTTAATAAATCGCGAGATTCCAATAATCGAAGATGAATATGTAGATATAGAGTTCGGGACAGGATGTTTAAAAGTAACTCCAGCTCACGATTTAAACGATTATGCGTTAGGTCAAAAGCATAATTTAGAAATTATCGATTTATTAAATGATGATGGAACATTAAATGCTCATGCTCAAATATTAGTAGGTGAAGATCGTTTTATAGCTCGTAAAAAGATTGCAAAACTTTTAGAAGAAGTAGGTCAAATCGAAAAAATCGAAGATTATAAATCTCAAGTAGGTTTTTCAGAACGTACTGATGCTGCAATTGAACCCAAGCTATCGATGCAATGGTGGTGCAAAATGGATAAGTTGGCACAACCAGCACTTGATTATGTTGTCAGTGGAGAGGTTAATCTAATTCCTGATAAATTTACATCCAGCTACAAACATTGGATGGAAAATGTCAAAGATTGGTGTATTTCCCGCCAATTATGGTGGGGACAACGTATACCAGCTTGGTATAATGAGAAAAATGAATGGGTGGTTGCCAAAACTGAAGCTGAAGCCATTACCGAGTTTGAAGCACAGGGAAAAGTTTCATCAAATATCCGTCAGGAAGAAGATGTTCTTGATACTTGGTTTTCATCTGGTTTATGGCCAATGTCGGTTTTTGATGGCGTTCGCAATCCTAAAAATGAAGAATTTAATTATTACTATCCTACCAATGATCTGGTTACAGCTCCTGAAATTCTATTTTTCTGGGTAGCCCGCATGATGATTATGGGACATGAATATACCGGTAAAGCTCCTTTCAAAAATGTATATTTAACTGGTATCGTTCGTGATAAACTAGGACGTAAAATGTCTAAATCATTGGGTAATTCTCCTGATCCTATCGAATTAATGGCACAATACGGAACAGATGGTGTACGTGTAGGTATGTTGCTGTCTTCTCCTGCTGGAAATGACTTAATGTTTGATGTGTCGTATTGTGAACAAGGTCGTAATTTTGCGAATAAAATCTGGAATGCATTTCGCTTAGTTAAAGGATGGGAGACCACAAATACTCCTGCCACTGAAGCTCAGAAAACTGCTGCAAAATGGTTTGAAAGTAAATTTAATGCTACATTAATCGAGATAGAAGATCATTTTAACCATTATCGCCTATCGGATGCCTTGATGTCAACTTATAAATTGATATGGGATGATTTCTGTGCTTGGTACTTAGAATTGGTAAAACCAGCATATCAGGCGCCTATTGAAACGGAAACGTTTGAAGTCGTAAAAGGATTTTTCAAACGTATACTGACACTAGTACATCCATTTATGCCTTTCTTATCTGAAGAATTATGGCATGATGAATTGTTTGGACAACGCGATGTGAAAGATTGTATTATCGTTGCTGAATATCCTACCGTAGGTGATATCGATCAAAAAATCATCAAAGAGTTTACTTTTGTACAACAGATTATATCTGAAGTTCGGAATATCCGCAATACCAAACAAATCTCTCCTAAGATTGCTTTACCCCTTGCGATCAATGCGACAGAGATTGATTTTACAAATTATCAAGAAAGCATCATCAAATTGGCCAATATTGAGCAATTAACTTTTGTACAAGAGAAAGTCATTGGAGCAGTTAGTTTCTTGGCAGGTAAAGAAGAATGTTATGTCGCTCTTGAAGAAAACATAGATGTGGACGCTGAACGCGAAAGGATAACAAAAGAAATTGACTATTTAAAAGGCTTTTTGTCTTCTGTAGACAAGAAATTATCAAATGAAAGGTTCGTTCAAAATGCGAAACCTGAAATTATTCAAAATGAACAAAATAAAAAAGCTGATGCTGAATCCAAGATGAAAATATTGGCAGAAAGCTTGGCGAGTTTATCTTAA
- a CDS encoding LTA synthase family protein yields the protein MNKIASELKALTQYFLFWLIICFIDRLIFITAFYDKIGSKHFFDVFKIYYHGLSLDFSAVSYICVIPFVIYCILSFIPHKRFKRKVLDIYTISLLVLYFVVSFININIYREWGDKISKRAIDAFLASPSGAVASAESTPVFFPVFGMIIGIVVGYFLYRWMFKKVHFYNIKLPRQNTIKLILGALLLFTFIRGGYGRATLNPSKAYFSEQSFYNHAAVNTQWALLRDYFSQSTRLKSPYHFYDDQSQVHAILKPAFQSNPDSSVSILTTKQPNIVVIMLESFVGGLIESMGGEKGITPNFEKLINQGVFFDHVYAAADRSDKGMIGIFSAFPAQGPESIIKYIDKHENLPAVGQELSTAGYHGSFYHGGQSEFYNFKSYMLMHGVSKVVDNANFGVDAARASWGVYDHIVFKRMLHDFDSEKTPFFSTIFTLINHEPFNLPDGYKFGTKTNADKFRSTAFYTDSVVYDFINQAKSKSWYKNTLFVVVADHGHRLPAEKWELSNPHRFHIPLLFFGDVIKPEFRGKKIEKIGNQTDIVATLLHQLNLPSERYHWSRDLLNPTTPQIAFYNSKDAFGVITPEQVVSFDNVGKIINYKKHSDYSQSKTDSLLNIGKAYYQEVYKEFLKY from the coding sequence ATGAACAAAATTGCCAGTGAGTTAAAGGCCTTGACTCAGTATTTTTTATTTTGGCTTATCATATGCTTTATTGATCGATTAATTTTTATAACTGCTTTTTATGATAAAATTGGATCGAAGCACTTCTTTGATGTTTTTAAAATCTATTATCATGGCCTGAGTTTAGATTTTTCAGCAGTATCATACATCTGTGTTATTCCTTTTGTTATTTATTGTATCTTATCTTTTATACCACATAAACGCTTTAAAAGAAAAGTTTTAGATATTTATACCATTAGTTTATTGGTCCTTTACTTTGTTGTATCTTTCATTAATATCAACATTTACAGAGAGTGGGGAGATAAGATTTCAAAGCGGGCCATTGACGCTTTCTTGGCATCACCTTCAGGGGCAGTAGCTTCTGCTGAATCGACACCTGTTTTTTTTCCTGTTTTTGGCATGATCATAGGTATTGTGGTAGGTTATTTTTTATATCGATGGATGTTTAAAAAAGTTCACTTTTATAACATCAAATTGCCACGTCAGAATACGATAAAATTGATATTAGGTGCCCTGTTGTTATTTACCTTTATAAGAGGTGGATATGGAAGAGCTACTTTAAACCCCAGTAAAGCTTATTTCTCTGAACAGAGTTTTTATAATCATGCTGCGGTAAATACGCAATGGGCCTTATTACGTGATTATTTCTCTCAAAGCACCCGTTTAAAGAGTCCCTATCATTTTTATGATGATCAGTCACAGGTACATGCTATATTAAAACCTGCATTCCAATCAAATCCAGATTCATCTGTTTCAATACTGACTACAAAGCAACCAAATATTGTTGTCATTATGTTGGAAAGTTTTGTGGGTGGTTTGATTGAATCCATGGGTGGAGAAAAAGGAATTACGCCAAATTTCGAAAAGCTCATTAATCAGGGTGTATTTTTTGATCATGTGTATGCCGCTGCAGATCGATCAGATAAAGGTATGATTGGTATCTTTAGTGCTTTTCCTGCCCAAGGACCGGAAAGTATTATTAAGTATATCGATAAACATGAAAACTTACCCGCAGTTGGTCAAGAACTTAGCACCGCAGGTTATCATGGATCATTTTATCATGGTGGGCAAAGTGAATTTTATAATTTTAAGTCTTACATGCTCATGCATGGCGTTTCTAAAGTGGTTGATAATGCTAACTTTGGAGTAGATGCGGCAAGAGCATCATGGGGAGTTTATGATCATATTGTTTTCAAGCGAATGTTGCATGATTTTGATAGTGAAAAAACTCCCTTTTTCTCCACTATTTTTACATTAATCAATCACGAGCCCTTTAACTTACCGGATGGTTATAAATTTGGAACTAAAACCAATGCTGATAAATTTAGAAGTACAGCTTTTTATACAGATTCTGTAGTGTATGACTTTATCAATCAAGCAAAAAGTAAAAGCTGGTACAAAAACACGTTATTTGTTGTCGTTGCAGATCATGGGCATCGACTTCCTGCTGAAAAATGGGAGTTGTCAAATCCACATCGCTTTCATATTCCGTTATTATTTTTTGGCGACGTTATTAAACCTGAATTTAGAGGTAAGAAAATTGAAAAAATTGGTAACCAGACTGATATAGTAGCCACTTTGCTTCATCAGTTAAATCTTCCTTCGGAAAGATACCATTGGAGTCGAGATCTGCTCAATCCCACAACCCCTCAAATCGCATTTTACAATTCCAAAGATGCCTTTGGTGTGATTACGCCTGAGCAGGTTGTCAGTTTCGATAATGTAGGAAAAATCATCAATTATAAAAAACATAGTGATTATTCCCAATCGAAAACAGATAGTTTGCTGAATATCGGAAAAGCTTATTATCAGGAAGTGTACAAAGAGTTTTTAAAATATTAG
- a CDS encoding Dabb family protein, translating to MERKKFLSSLAIAGVGGTIFTSCLNSEDKLQKENTGTGFYDGFIFHSVYFWLKDGISKEEEKDFFNFFEILKKVPGVESCHIGKPAATNPRPVVDNTFSYHIMLTFANIEAITKYETHPDHLAGIDQYSKYWNKVEVKDTLLGE from the coding sequence ATGGAAAGAAAAAAATTTTTAAGTTCATTGGCGATAGCAGGCGTCGGTGGCACTATATTCACATCATGCTTAAATTCTGAAGATAAATTACAAAAAGAAAATACAGGTACAGGTTTTTATGATGGATTTATTTTTCATAGTGTCTATTTTTGGCTAAAAGATGGGATTAGTAAAGAAGAAGAAAAGGATTTTTTTAATTTTTTTGAAATTTTAAAAAAAGTGCCGGGAGTTGAATCTTGTCATATTGGAAAACCAGCCGCTACAAATCCAAGACCAGTTGTAGATAATACTTTTTCATACCATATTATGCTCACTTTTGCCAATATTGAAGCAATAACAAAATATGAAACACATCCAGATCATTTAGCAGGTATTGATCAATATAGTAAGTATTGGAATAAAGTGGAAGTAAAAGATACTCTACTAGGAGAGTAG
- the mnmE gene encoding tRNA uridine-5-carboxymethylaminomethyl(34) synthesis GTPase MnmE has product MSEHTILEQETIVALATASGNGAIAVIRLSGKDAIVITNQVFRGKDLLKQPSHTLHFGTIRDGQEIIDEVLVSLFVGPNSYTKENVVEISTHNSKYIIERVMSLLIRKGARAAKAGEFTLRAFLNGGMDLSQAEAVADLIASNSAASHQIAMQQMRGGFSNQLKKLRDDLIHFASLIELELDFSEEDVEFANRDQLKNLIKEINRVVSQLISSFEQGNVLKNGVPVVIAGKPNVGKSTLLNALLNEERAIVSDIAGTTRDTIEDEINIKGITFRFIDTAGIRETIDVIEAKGVERTREKMKQARLIIYLFDPTQDQVQDIQNQITEVSVLNIPFVTIINKADLLTQEQKLQFDLLKPLYISAKEQIGVEELKDELLAQVNLANLNTDDVLVTNIRHVEALQHTRSSLERVLYGIDNPVTSDFLAMDIRQSLYHLGEITGSVSTDDLLDNIFSKFCIGK; this is encoded by the coding sequence ATGTCTGAACACACTATTTTGGAACAAGAAACAATTGTGGCCTTAGCTACAGCAAGTGGTAATGGTGCTATCGCAGTTATTCGTCTCTCAGGAAAAGATGCAATTGTGATTACCAATCAGGTATTTAGAGGAAAAGATTTATTAAAACAACCCTCACATACCCTTCATTTTGGTACAATTCGTGACGGTCAGGAGATCATTGATGAAGTGTTGGTTTCACTATTTGTTGGCCCCAATTCCTATACTAAAGAAAATGTGGTAGAAATTTCTACACATAATTCAAAGTATATTATTGAAAGAGTCATGAGCTTACTGATTAGAAAGGGAGCTCGCGCTGCTAAAGCTGGAGAGTTTACACTTCGTGCTTTTTTGAATGGTGGCATGGACCTTTCTCAAGCAGAGGCAGTTGCGGATTTGATTGCATCAAACTCTGCCGCTTCTCATCAGATTGCGATGCAGCAAATGCGGGGAGGTTTCTCCAATCAATTGAAAAAGTTAAGGGACGACTTAATCCATTTTGCATCCTTGATCGAATTGGAATTAGATTTTTCTGAAGAAGATGTTGAATTTGCAAACCGCGATCAATTGAAAAATCTGATCAAAGAAATTAATCGGGTGGTAAGCCAATTAATCTCATCCTTTGAACAAGGAAACGTACTGAAGAATGGAGTGCCAGTAGTAATTGCGGGTAAGCCTAATGTGGGTAAATCGACTTTATTGAATGCTTTATTAAATGAAGAGCGCGCCATTGTATCCGATATTGCAGGTACTACAAGGGATACTATTGAAGATGAAATAAATATTAAAGGGATTACATTCCGATTTATTGATACGGCTGGTATCCGCGAGACAATCGATGTGATCGAAGCCAAAGGTGTAGAGCGAACACGCGAGAAAATGAAGCAGGCACGTTTGATCATCTATCTATTTGATCCGACCCAAGATCAAGTGCAAGATATTCAAAATCAGATCACTGAAGTTTCGGTATTAAATATTCCGTTTGTTACGATTATTAATAAAGCAGATTTGCTTACACAAGAACAAAAACTACAATTTGATCTCCTTAAACCACTATATATATCTGCAAAAGAGCAAATAGGGGTGGAAGAACTTAAAGATGAACTATTGGCACAAGTAAATCTGGCGAATTTAAATACGGATGATGTTCTAGTGACCAACATTCGACATGTAGAAGCTTTGCAACATACACGTTCATCCTTAGAACGTGTGCTGTATGGTATTGATAATCCTGTAACATCCGACTTTTTAGCCATGGATATTCGTCAATCTTTATATCACTTAGGAGAAATTACAGGATCTGTTTCAACAGATGATTTACTTGATAATATATTTTCAAAGTTCTGTATCGGGAAGTAA
- a CDS encoding YqaE/Pmp3 family membrane protein: MILIAVLLPWLSFFLRGKIFSGILCLILQCTLIGWLPAAIWAVASRVDGKNKSRFNEFKREHRF, from the coding sequence ATGATTTTAATAGCTGTATTATTACCCTGGTTGTCCTTTTTTTTAAGAGGGAAAATTTTTTCTGGAATTTTATGTTTGATTTTGCAGTGTACACTTATCGGTTGGTTGCCCGCAGCAATATGGGCGGTAGCATCAAGGGTAGATGGTAAAAATAAATCCAGATTTAATGAATTTAAACGCGAACACCGCTTTTAA